The Azospirillum baldaniorum genome contains a region encoding:
- a CDS encoding helix-turn-helix transcriptional regulator, protein MNVTKSAMSITPAQCRAARGLLNWSQDELAEATNGEVAKRSLVRFEKGDTAPQPRTLNAIRTAMEAAGVEFIPENGGGAGVRLRKGGEG, encoded by the coding sequence ATGAATGTCACTAAAAGTGCCATGTCGATAACACCAGCCCAATGCCGTGCGGCCAGGGGACTCTTGAACTGGAGTCAAGATGAGCTTGCCGAAGCAACCAACGGAGAGGTTGCGAAGCGATCCCTTGTCCGGTTTGAGAAAGGGGATACAGCACCTCAGCCGCGCACCCTCAACGCTATCCGCACGGCCATGGAAGCGGCTGGCGTTGAGTTCATCCCGGAGAATGGCGGGGGTGCGGGGGTACGGTTGAGGAAGGGCGGCGAAGGATGA